A portion of the Oxynema aestuarii AP17 genome contains these proteins:
- a CDS encoding pentapeptide repeat-containing protein — MNKISTQDFLDAYQAGKRDFVLYDLTGFDLAGADLRNIHLTGVDLIGANLTGANLSNADLSGTDLTRANLSGADLTGADLTHAMLGETNFTGANLSGAILRGVILPWEKAKGANFTRANLTGTKLIQGNLTEANFTGTNLAGADLEDAILERANFSEAFLLGSFLKQANLTRASFNKAYLFGTFLVEANLNGADFSEASLNCVNLQGANLSETNLEQVKSLKLTLILPAVERGDRPQWDRWWPPEKNVAVQPQMVARTAAL, encoded by the coding sequence ATGAACAAAATCAGTACCCAAGATTTTCTCGATGCTTATCAAGCGGGAAAACGCGATTTTGTCCTGTACGATCTGACGGGTTTCGACCTAGCGGGGGCTGATTTACGAAACATTCATTTAACAGGTGTCGATTTAATTGGAGCGAATTTAACGGGGGCAAATTTAAGCAACGCCGACTTAAGTGGAACGGACTTGACGCGAGCAAATTTGTCCGGGGCCGATCTGACGGGGGCGGATTTGACTCACGCCATGTTAGGCGAGACTAATTTCACCGGGGCGAACCTTTCTGGGGCGATTTTACGCGGAGTCATTTTACCCTGGGAGAAGGCGAAAGGGGCGAATTTTACGCGAGCGAATTTGACCGGGACGAAACTGATTCAAGGAAATTTGACGGAAGCTAATTTTACCGGAACTAATTTAGCTGGGGCAGATTTAGAAGATGCTATTTTAGAAAGGGCGAATTTCAGCGAAGCCTTTTTATTGGGCAGTTTTTTAAAACAGGCGAATTTAACTCGGGCGAGTTTCAACAAGGCTTATTTATTTGGCACCTTTTTAGTCGAAGCGAATTTAAACGGTGCCGATTTTAGCGAGGCGTCTTTAAATTGCGTCAATTTGCAAGGGGCTAATTTAAGCGAAACGAATTTAGAACAGGTTAAAAGTCTCAAGTTAACCTTAATCTTACCTGCTGTAGAACGGGGCGATCGCCCCCAATGGGATCGGTGGTGGCCCCCCGAAAAAAATGTCGCCGTCCAGCCCCAAATGGTGGCACGAACGGCAGCACTTTAG
- a CDS encoding WD40 repeat domain-containing protein — protein MANDPHQPGENDGMVGEIKSRIATLKNALNQGEAGIALVVEALNDKSERVQRVAYRLLQTREEPEAKQALRQYNPYRAFKCLRTLGGHSSRIYSVAIAPDGKTLASGSNDNTITLWNLNSGSPRSLLGGHKDWIDAVAFSPDGKWLASASGDQTIKIWNAATAQEVRTLEGHNRWVTSVAFSPDSQLLASGSKDNTIAIWNVETGEALKTLEGHHDWVYSIAFSPDGKRLASGGDITVKLWEVETGEEIATFCGHHDWVYCVAFSPNGKFIASSSEDKTIAVWEVATGQRCFNLQGHREAVNAIAFTPDGKTLVSAGADEIVNIWTLATGKVRQTLRGHTDWVNSLAITPDGHFIVSGSSDRSIKIWNLETGEECQNLGRDSEWVNSVIFSPDGQVIAGGGEFEQRKRWNLHSGEELRSLTGQSSWVEAIAIGPDGQLLASGSEDGLIKLWNLYQGDLKLVLRGHTDGVWSVAFSPDAPLLASASGDETIILWNLNTGEAIRTLTGHSYRVDEVLFSPTAPLLVSCSADETIKVWDRDRGTVIRTLEGHREAVMCLALSPDGNTLASGSEDGKIKLWKLHTGEELTTLDAHEAPVMSLAISADGRLLASGSEDATVKLWNLHNGKLLVSLDKHADAVNTVAFSPYAYHLASGSSDKTIQLWNLYTGKVLRTLTGHSNWVNAVAFSPRTSQIIASGSADGTLKVWGRK, from the coding sequence ATGGCAAACGATCCACATCAACCGGGAGAGAATGACGGAATGGTCGGGGAGATCAAGTCCCGTATTGCCACACTGAAAAACGCATTAAACCAGGGAGAAGCGGGGATAGCGCTCGTCGTCGAAGCGTTAAACGACAAATCCGAACGAGTGCAACGGGTGGCCTATCGCTTGCTGCAAACCCGAGAAGAACCGGAAGCCAAGCAAGCATTACGGCAGTACAATCCCTATCGTGCTTTTAAATGCCTGCGAACCCTCGGCGGACATTCCAGCCGGATTTATAGCGTGGCGATCGCCCCGGACGGCAAAACCCTCGCCAGTGGCAGCAACGACAATACCATCACTCTGTGGAATCTTAACTCGGGTTCGCCGCGATCGCTGCTCGGCGGACATAAAGATTGGATCGATGCCGTCGCCTTCTCTCCCGATGGTAAATGGTTGGCCAGTGCCAGTGGCGACCAAACCATTAAAATTTGGAATGCCGCCACGGCCCAAGAAGTCCGTACCCTCGAAGGACATAATCGTTGGGTCACCTCCGTCGCTTTTTCTCCCGACAGTCAACTCCTCGCCAGTGGGAGTAAAGACAACACGATCGCGATTTGGAATGTCGAAACCGGGGAAGCTTTAAAAACCTTAGAAGGACATCACGATTGGGTTTACTCCATCGCCTTTTCTCCCGACGGCAAACGCCTCGCCAGTGGCGGTGACATCACCGTCAAACTCTGGGAGGTCGAGACCGGAGAGGAGATCGCGACCTTCTGCGGACATCACGATTGGGTGTATTGCGTCGCCTTCAGTCCCAATGGCAAATTTATCGCCAGCAGCAGCGAAGATAAAACGATCGCCGTGTGGGAAGTGGCTACGGGCCAGCGTTGTTTCAACCTCCAGGGACATCGCGAAGCGGTCAACGCGATCGCCTTTACCCCAGATGGCAAAACCCTCGTCAGTGCGGGCGCCGATGAAATTGTCAATATCTGGACCCTCGCCACGGGCAAAGTTCGGCAAACCTTGCGCGGACATACCGATTGGGTCAACTCCCTGGCGATTACCCCCGACGGCCATTTTATCGTCAGTGGCAGCAGCGATCGCAGTATCAAGATTTGGAACCTGGAAACCGGGGAAGAATGCCAAAATTTAGGCCGAGATTCCGAATGGGTCAACTCGGTGATTTTCAGTCCCGACGGTCAAGTGATTGCCGGAGGGGGCGAATTTGAACAACGCAAACGCTGGAATCTCCATAGTGGCGAAGAACTGCGATCGCTCACCGGACAGTCTAGCTGGGTCGAGGCGATCGCGATCGGTCCGGACGGACAACTCCTCGCCAGTGGTAGCGAAGACGGACTGATCAAACTGTGGAACCTCTATCAAGGGGACCTCAAACTCGTCCTGCGCGGACATACCGATGGCGTCTGGTCCGTCGCTTTCAGTCCCGACGCCCCCCTCCTCGCCAGCGCCAGTGGCGACGAAACCATTATCCTCTGGAATCTCAACACCGGGGAAGCCATCCGAACCCTCACCGGACATTCCTACCGCGTCGATGAGGTCCTGTTCAGTCCTACCGCCCCTTTGCTGGTCAGTTGTAGCGCCGACGAAACGATCAAAGTGTGGGATCGCGATCGCGGAACCGTCATTCGCACCTTAGAAGGGCATCGCGAAGCCGTCATGTGTTTGGCCCTCTCCCCCGACGGCAACACCCTCGCCAGTGGCAGCGAAGACGGCAAAATCAAACTCTGGAAACTCCACACCGGAGAAGAACTGACCACCCTCGACGCCCACGAAGCCCCGGTAATGTCCCTCGCCATCAGCGCCGACGGGCGCCTCCTCGCCAGTGGTAGCGAAGATGCCACAGTCAAACTGTGGAACCTGCACAACGGCAAACTGCTGGTCAGCCTCGACAAACACGCCGATGCAGTGAATACCGTCGCCTTTAGCCCCTACGCCTATCACCTCGCCTCGGGTAGTTCCGACAAAACGATCCAATTGTGGAATCTCTACACCGGGAAAGTCCTGCGAACCCTAACCGGGCATTCCAACTGGGTCAACGCCGTGGCATTCAGTCCGCGAACTTCCCAAATTATCGCCAGTGGGAGTGCTGATGGAACCTTGAAAGTGTGGGGCAGGAAATAG
- a CDS encoding RNA-guided endonuclease InsQ/TnpB family protein has product MLKAIKVRIYPTDEQSVTLAKHFGCTRWLWNHCLYVMTETYKTTGKGISALTMKKQIPTLKAEYEWLKECYSQCLQQSVLNLSQGFQNFFEGRAKYPNFKSKHRRQSVQFPQNVKVISESAIKFPGLLGTVAAKIHGPIEGQLKTVTVSKMPDGKYFASLLIEDGTEKPDPSSDGKAIGIDLGLTNFAITSDGSKFVNPRHLKKHERNLKRKQRKLSRKKKGSQNRNKARIKVAKVHAKIANTRADFLHKLSRKIVNENQVIVVESPLTPLNKGGTKGGINMVKNHNLAKAISDVGWGQFCTLLKYKAEFEGKVYLEVGRFFPSSHLCSNTLLPLEKMDLSIRSFVCPYCSERHDRDINAAINIRNNKITFAVA; this is encoded by the coding sequence ATGTTGAAAGCAATCAAGGTCAGAATTTACCCTACCGATGAGCAGTCCGTCACACTAGCCAAGCATTTTGGCTGTACACGATGGCTGTGGAATCATTGCCTGTATGTCATGACGGAAACGTACAAGACGACAGGCAAGGGAATTTCTGCCTTGACCATGAAGAAACAGATTCCTACGCTAAAAGCAGAGTATGAATGGCTGAAAGAGTGCTATTCACAATGCTTACAACAGTCGGTACTTAATCTGTCTCAAGGGTTTCAGAACTTCTTTGAGGGTAGAGCAAAATATCCCAATTTCAAATCAAAGCATCGTCGCCAGTCTGTTCAGTTTCCCCAAAACGTCAAAGTGATTTCTGAGTCGGCAATCAAGTTTCCTGGCTTGCTGGGAACGGTTGCAGCAAAGATTCACGGACCGATTGAAGGACAACTAAAAACAGTTACAGTGTCGAAGATGCCAGACGGAAAATACTTTGCCTCGCTACTGATAGAAGATGGCACAGAAAAGCCCGATCCTTCCAGTGATGGTAAGGCGATTGGGATTGATTTGGGATTGACTAACTTTGCTATTACATCCGATGGTTCAAAATTTGTCAATCCTCGCCATCTCAAAAAGCATGAACGGAACCTGAAGCGTAAGCAGCGTAAGTTGTCTAGAAAAAAGAAAGGCAGTCAGAACCGAAACAAAGCACGAATCAAAGTTGCTAAAGTTCACGCCAAAATTGCCAACACTCGAGCGGATTTTCTCCACAAGCTATCCCGCAAGATAGTCAACGAAAACCAAGTGATTGTGGTGGAATCCCCCCTAACCCCCCTTAATAAGGGGGGAACTAAAGGGGGGATAAACATGGTCAAGAATCACAACCTAGCCAAAGCGATAAGCGATGTCGGCTGGGGGCAATTCTGTACCCTGCTCAAATACAAGGCAGAGTTTGAAGGGAAGGTATATCTGGAGGTTGGGCGATTCTTCCCCAGCTCGCACCTTTGCTCAAACACCCTGTTACCGCTAGAAAAGATGGATCTCTCGATTCGCTCATTTGTGTGTCCTTATTGCTCAGAGAGGCACGACAGGGACATCAATGCAGCAATCAATATCAGAAATAACAAGATTACCTTCGCCGTCGCCTAA
- a CDS encoding NUDIX domain-containing protein: protein MRRLWQFVQTVLGIIFRHPVLGTSIIPRLPDGTIVLVRRRDNGKWALPGGMVDWGEDIPTALRRELAEETGLELVETTRLVGIYSSPDRDPRIHSICVAIAADVRGKMQIHDTLEIMDVRAFELTDLPLGHLSHDHEQQLLDYLNGTTRVA from the coding sequence ATGCGTCGCTTGTGGCAGTTCGTACAAACCGTGCTGGGCATCATTTTCCGCCATCCCGTCCTCGGAACCAGCATCATTCCCCGATTACCCGACGGCACGATCGTGTTGGTGCGCCGCCGGGATAATGGCAAGTGGGCCCTCCCCGGGGGGATGGTGGATTGGGGCGAAGACATTCCCACCGCCCTCCGGCGCGAATTAGCCGAAGAAACGGGGTTAGAATTGGTCGAGACGACGCGATTGGTCGGGATCTATTCCTCTCCCGATCGCGACCCGCGCATTCACTCGATCTGCGTGGCGATCGCCGCCGACGTGCGAGGAAAGATGCAAATTCACGATACGCTAGAAATTATGGATGTCAGGGCATTTGAGCTGACAGACCTCCCCTTGGGACACCTCTCCCACGACCACGAGCAACAACTGCTCGACTACCTCAACGGAACCACCCGAGTCGCCTAA
- a CDS encoding redoxin domain-containing protein, giving the protein MRFAQASPTGERGASRLVAKFTQKHQLPFPLLCDPEGKVATLYGSYGPKKFMGREFVGVYRQTFAIAPDGTLEKIYRKVKPATHAIELFGLL; this is encoded by the coding sequence ATGCGCTTCGCGCAGGCTTCGCCAACGGGAGAGCGCGGGGCTTCCCGCCTAGTAGCTAAATTTACCCAAAAACACCAACTTCCCTTTCCGTTACTGTGCGACCCCGAGGGCAAAGTCGCCACTCTCTACGGCAGTTACGGCCCGAAAAAATTTATGGGACGGGAGTTCGTCGGCGTCTACCGTCAGACCTTCGCGATCGCCCCTGACGGAACTCTCGAAAAAATTTACCGCAAAGTCAAACCCGCCACCCACGCGATCGAACTGTTCGGACTATTGTGA
- a CDS encoding GAF domain-containing sensor histidine kinase, giving the protein MLVKVYPPYCTLPFVDAPEASAIPRPEPIAEPRDPVENTCEARIHQLEQQVRLGELLNEINNAVRSTLDFDRVLQTACTLLASTLNCSRVSILVNEAEHESVLITRGEYKQDDYPSQQGLKVPIDDNPHLQQLMRQNEPLAVTRFDQFPGMSAQVAAMVEGLGIKSMLAIATRYQGEVNGILGIHQCDRYREWTEWECQLLEGVASQLAIAINQARLYSATRAAAERESLLRLVTDQIRSTLDLQTILKTAVRGVRELLATDRVVIYQFTQDWQGEIVVEDLAVPWPSILGQEIGDNCFKAEYGQRYQNGRVRAIDDIHTAGLDPCHVNFLAQLNVKANAIVPIAIADRLWGLLIAHQCDNPRRWQDHEIDLLQQLGDRLAIAIGQAELYAQVRESADRYQAQTEQLQATLEELQTTQQQLLQSEKLSSLGQMVAGIAHEINNANNFIHANVPHARDYAQSLERGLQRYATLIDAPEAIAAIDSELDLDYIREDFSKILASMSQGSERIRSIILTLRNFAHLDEAEYKLTDVNEGLETTLTMLQHRLTPAIAIHKDLAALPKIYGFPGQLNQVFFNLLANAIDAIETQKTPGQLTLTSRQLDRETIAISIGDNGPGIAPEIQKQIFDPFFTTKPVGKGTGLGLSLCYQAVVKGHGGRIHCDSEPGRGTTFTIELPVRLETVQPRG; this is encoded by the coding sequence ATGTTGGTCAAAGTCTATCCCCCCTACTGCACGTTACCCTTTGTCGATGCGCCTGAAGCGTCCGCGATCCCGAGACCCGAGCCGATCGCCGAACCCCGCGATCCGGTCGAGAACACCTGCGAAGCGCGAATTCACCAATTGGAACAACAGGTGCGCTTGGGAGAACTGCTCAACGAAATCAACAATGCCGTGCGTAGCACCTTAGATTTCGATCGCGTCTTGCAAACCGCCTGCACCTTGCTCGCTTCCACCTTAAACTGCTCCCGGGTCAGTATTTTAGTCAACGAAGCCGAACACGAAAGCGTCTTGATCACGCGCGGCGAATACAAGCAAGACGACTATCCCAGCCAACAGGGATTGAAAGTCCCGATCGACGATAACCCGCACTTACAACAGTTGATGCGGCAAAACGAACCCCTCGCCGTTACCCGCTTCGACCAATTTCCCGGTATGAGTGCGCAAGTCGCCGCAATGGTCGAAGGTCTCGGGATCAAGTCGATGCTGGCGATCGCCACACGCTATCAAGGAGAAGTCAACGGCATTCTCGGGATTCATCAATGCGATCGCTATCGAGAATGGACCGAGTGGGAATGTCAACTCTTAGAAGGGGTCGCCTCCCAACTGGCGATCGCCATCAACCAAGCGCGTCTCTACAGCGCCACCCGCGCCGCCGCCGAACGGGAATCCTTACTGCGTCTGGTCACCGACCAAATTCGCAGCACCCTCGACCTGCAAACCATTTTAAAAACTGCCGTGCGCGGGGTTAGAGAACTGCTCGCGACCGATCGCGTCGTCATTTACCAATTTACACAAGACTGGCAGGGGGAAATCGTCGTCGAAGATCTCGCCGTTCCTTGGCCGTCCATTTTGGGACAGGAGATCGGCGACAATTGTTTTAAAGCGGAATATGGACAACGGTATCAAAACGGTCGTGTTCGGGCGATCGACGACATCCACACCGCCGGGTTAGACCCCTGTCACGTCAACTTTTTAGCCCAACTCAACGTTAAAGCTAACGCGATCGTGCCGATCGCGATCGCCGATCGCTTGTGGGGTTTGTTAATCGCCCACCAATGCGACAACCCCCGCCGATGGCAAGACCACGAAATCGACTTGCTCCAACAACTCGGCGATCGTCTCGCGATCGCGATCGGACAAGCCGAACTGTACGCCCAAGTGCGCGAAAGTGCGGATCGCTACCAGGCCCAAACCGAACAACTGCAAGCGACTTTAGAGGAACTGCAAACGACCCAACAACAACTCCTCCAAAGCGAAAAACTCTCCAGTTTGGGGCAGATGGTCGCCGGAATCGCCCACGAAATTAATAACGCCAATAACTTCATTCACGCCAACGTCCCCCACGCGCGCGACTACGCCCAAAGTCTCGAACGGGGCTTGCAACGTTACGCTACCCTCATTGACGCCCCGGAGGCGATCGCCGCCATCGACAGCGAACTCGACCTCGATTATATCCGGGAGGACTTCTCTAAAATTCTCGCCTCCATGAGTCAGGGAAGCGAGCGCATTCGTTCGATTATCCTCACCCTGCGTAACTTTGCCCATCTCGACGAAGCCGAATATAAGTTGACCGACGTTAACGAAGGTTTGGAAACGACGTTAACCATGCTCCAACATCGTTTGACTCCGGCGATCGCCATTCACAAAGACTTGGCCGCTTTACCGAAAATTTACGGCTTTCCCGGTCAACTCAATCAAGTCTTTTTTAACTTATTGGCGAACGCGATCGACGCGATCGAAACTCAAAAAACACCCGGTCAATTAACACTCACTTCTCGACAGCTCGATCGCGAGACCATCGCAATTTCCATTGGCGATAATGGACCGGGAATCGCTCCGGAGATTCAAAAGCAGATCTTCGATCCATTTTTTACGACCAAACCCGTCGGAAAGGGAACGGGTCTGGGACTGTCTTTGTGTTACCAAGCCGTGGTTAAAGGTCACGGCGGGCGGATTCACTGCGATAGCGAACCGGGACGGGGAACGACATTTACAATCGAACTGCCCGTGCGCTTAGAGACAGTCCAACCGAGGGGATAA
- a CDS encoding pantothenate kinase codes for MWWLSLSIGNSRLHWGLWCENSLEITWNSGYLGDDRVTEVIRGWQEGKLWPSGGEVEPRDLDGIPELAIASVVPEQQGRWQVYPHSRTLGIADLPLQNLYPGLGIDRALALLGAGTRYGWPVLTVDSGTALTLSGADGDRAFVGGAILPGLGLQFCTLARQTAALPEIAVPKTLPPRWATNTADAIRSGIVYTLTAGVCEFVRDWRRQFPESAIVLTGGNSEEVAAYLRAIAPDIGERAIADPDLILWGMGEVYRSGKV; via the coding sequence ATGTGGTGGTTAAGTTTATCGATCGGCAATTCGCGATTGCACTGGGGTTTGTGGTGCGAGAATTCCCTGGAAATCACTTGGAACAGTGGTTATTTAGGGGACGATCGCGTTACCGAAGTGATTCGGGGGTGGCAAGAGGGGAAATTGTGGCCGTCCGGGGGGGAAGTCGAACCGCGCGATCTCGATGGGATTCCAGAGTTGGCGATCGCCTCGGTCGTTCCCGAACAACAGGGGCGGTGGCAAGTTTATCCGCATTCGCGCACCCTCGGTATAGCCGATCTGCCCTTGCAAAACCTCTATCCCGGGTTAGGGATCGATCGCGCTTTAGCCCTGTTGGGGGCGGGGACTCGCTATGGTTGGCCCGTGTTGACCGTCGATAGTGGAACGGCGCTGACGTTGAGTGGCGCCGACGGCGATCGCGCCTTCGTCGGGGGGGCGATCCTGCCCGGGTTGGGCTTGCAGTTTTGCACCCTCGCACGCCAAACGGCGGCGCTGCCGGAGATCGCCGTTCCGAAGACCTTGCCGCCACGCTGGGCGACGAATACGGCGGACGCGATTCGCAGTGGAATTGTTTATACGTTAACGGCGGGAGTTTGTGAGTTCGTGCGGGATTGGCGACGTCAGTTCCCCGAGAGTGCGATCGTCCTGACGGGAGGAAATAGTGAGGAGGTGGCGGCGTATCTGCGGGCGATCGCCCCGGATATTGGCGAACGGGCGATCGCCGATCCGGATTTGATTTTATGGGGGATGGGCGAGGTTTATCGATCCGGGAAAGTCTGA
- a CDS encoding alpha/beta fold hydrolase, which yields MSLPVRNARIKLSQGQLFWREVGQEGPTLLFLHGSWHDSSQWVPILERLGDRYHCFALDLLGIGESERPDIHYSITLEAEAIEEFLEALNEPRVFLVGHSLGAWVAATYALKYPDRPCGLLLLSPEGVEVESLRNRWRRERSRLNLLRFADRLLQTLFPLAKLLRGDRRVSRWRRHLQQLQDPFAASQLLFYRREAEIQAELLQDRLSWLKIPLTLLHGDDDRPEAIALCKTYASLVPHAELHAIADGGDNLPERLPDLLAQRIRHCVETVEER from the coding sequence ATGTCTCTACCTGTCAGAAATGCTCGCATCAAACTCTCTCAAGGCCAACTGTTCTGGCGCGAAGTCGGTCAGGAAGGCCCGACCCTGCTGTTTTTACACGGATCCTGGCACGATAGCAGCCAGTGGGTGCCGATTTTAGAACGCCTCGGCGATCGCTATCACTGTTTCGCCCTCGATTTATTGGGGATTGGCGAGTCGGAACGCCCGGATATCCACTATTCCATTACCCTCGAAGCTGAGGCGATCGAGGAATTCCTCGAAGCCCTCAACGAACCTCGGGTGTTCCTCGTCGGTCACTCCTTGGGGGCGTGGGTGGCGGCGACCTACGCCTTAAAATACCCCGATCGCCCCTGCGGTTTGCTGCTGCTCTCTCCGGAAGGCGTGGAAGTCGAAAGCTTGCGAAATCGCTGGCGCCGCGAGCGATCGCGCCTCAACCTGCTCCGATTTGCCGATCGCCTCTTACAAACCTTGTTCCCCCTCGCCAAACTGCTGCGCGGCGATCGCCGGGTCAGTCGCTGGCGCCGCCACTTGCAACAGTTGCAAGACCCCTTCGCCGCCTCCCAATTACTCTTTTACCGTCGCGAAGCGGAAATTCAAGCGGAACTGCTCCAAGACCGCCTCAGTTGGCTGAAAATTCCCCTCACCCTCCTCCACGGCGACGACGATCGCCCGGAGGCGATCGCCCTGTGCAAAACCTACGCCAGTCTCGTTCCCCACGCCGAATTACACGCGATCGCCGACGGCGGCGACAACTTACCCGAACGACTCCCGGACTTGCTCGCCCAACGGATCCGCCATTGCGTCGAAACCGTGGAAGAGCGCTAA